One window of Medicago truncatula cultivar Jemalong A17 chromosome 2, MtrunA17r5.0-ANR, whole genome shotgun sequence genomic DNA carries:
- the LOC112419053 gene encoding protein FAR1-RELATED SEQUENCE 8 isoform X1: MMTDDAACSPNDKGLSLSPNLDITIDEGSPQSKQLLELENGREETTGVDSHSEESQRTNDYAQPVEGLEFETYDDAYNYYNSYARDIGFAIRVKSSWTKRNSKEKRGAVLCCSCEGFKTIKEANSRRKETRTGCLAMIRLRVVESNRWRVDEVKLQHNHSFDPERPQNSKSHKRMDSGAKRKVEPTLDVAVRTIKLYRMPTVDVSGYGSSNSNEGGTSTNVKFSRRLKLKKGDAELVSNYFCHRQLGSPNFFYLMDLNDDGQLRNIFWIDSRSRAAYSYFSDVVAFDSTYLSNNYEIPLVAFVGVNHHGQSVLLGCGLLADETFETYTWLFRAWLTCMSSRPPETIVTNHCKTIECAIVEVFPRARHRIFLLQVLQSIHGCLVQFQEDVAFQMALTRAIYDPKTVDEFERDWDSLTQHYGIRNHAKLRSLHEDRELWAPVYSKDTFFAGISNYEKGESTIPFFKGHVHQQTSLKDFFEIYELVQQKKQKTEALDDLESQNSSPQLKSRCHYELQLSKLYTNAIFSKFQDEVVMMSSCFSVSQNQTNESTVTYMVKEHQGEEPVRNDRHFEVMYDKALTEVRCICNCFNFKGYLCRHALYILNYNGVGEIPCHYILSRWRKDFKRLHVPHLSSDDVDITNPVQHFDHLHKRGMQVVEEGMISQNHYLASWQAFRGSLNKIHLVANKIE, encoded by the exons ATGATGACCGACGATGCAGCGTGTTCTCCAAATGATAAAGGATTGTCGCTGAGCCCTAATCTGGACATCACG ATAGATGAGGGATCTCCACAAAGTAAGCAACTACTTGAGCTTGAAAATGGAAGGGAGGAAACCACGGGAGTTGACAGTCATAGTGAAGAATCTCAAAGAACAAATGACTACGCCCAACCTGTTGAGGGATTGGAGTTTGAAACTTATGATGATGCCTACAACTATTATAATAGCTATGCCAGGGATATTGGATTTGCTATTCGGGTTAAATCTTCGTGGACCAAACGTAACAGTAAAGAGAAGCGTGGTGCTGTCTTGTGTTGTAGCTGTGAAGGTTTCAAAACAATTAAAGAAGCTAATAGTCGTAGGAAAGAAACACGAACAGGCTGTCTAGCAATGATTAGATTGAGAGTAGTGGAATCTAATAGGTGGAGGGTGGATGAAGTCAAGCTTCAGCATAACCATTCATTTGATCCTGAAAGACCGCAAAACTCTAAATCACATAAGAGGATGGACAGTGGGGCCAAAAGAAAGGTTGAGCCGACTCTAGATGTTGCTGTACGGACAATCAAGTTATATCGAATGCCAACTGTAGATGTTTCCGGTTATGGGAGCTCAAATTCTAATGAAGGAGGAACTAGCACCAACGTTAAATTTTCCAGGAGACTGAAGCTAAAAAAAGGTGATGCAGAACTTGTTTCAAATTACTTCTGCCACCGTCAACTGGGGAGTCCtaattttttctatttgatGGATCTGAATGATGATGGACAACTGAGGAACATATTTTGGATTGATTCTAGATCTAGGGCTGCATATAGTTATTTTAGTGATGTGGTTGCATTTGACTCAACATATTTGTCAAACAATTATGAGATTCCACTAGTTGCATTTGTTGGTGTTAATCACCATGGTCAATCTGTTTTGCTAGGATGTGGTCTGCTTGCAGATGAGACATTTGAAACGTATACCTGGTTATTTAGAGCATGGCTTACTTGTATGTCTAGTCGCCCTCCAGAAACTATTGTTACAAACCACTGTAAGACCATAGAATGTGCAATAGTAGAGGTTTTCCCGAGGGCTCGCCATAGAATTTTTCTATTGCAAGTCTTGCAGAGCATCCATGGATGTCTGGTGCAGTTTCAGGAAGATGTGGCATTTCAGATGGCACTGACAAGAGCGATATATGACCCTAAAACAGTAGATGAATTTGAAAGAGATTGGGATTCTCTGACCCAACATTATGGAATAAGAAATCATGCAAAGCTCCGAAGCTTGCACGAGGACAGAGAGCTTTGGGCTCCAGTTTACTCCAAGGACACATTTTTTGCTGGAATTTCTAATTACGAAAAGGGTGAGTCTACGATTCCCTTTTTTAAGGGTCATGTGCATCAACAAACTtctttgaaagatttttttgagATTTATGAATTAGTTcaacaaaaaaagcaaaaaactgAAGCTCTTGATGATTTGGAGTCACAAAATTCAAGCCCGCAACTGAAATCAAGATGCCACTATGAGTTGCAACTCTCTAAATTGTACACAAATGCAATATTCAGTAAGTTCCAAGATGAGGTGGTGATGATGTCTTCCTGTTTCAGCGTctcacaaaatcaaacaaacgAGTCTACAGTGACATACATGGTAAAAGAACATCAAGGGGAAGAACCGGTAAGAAATGATAGACATTTTGAAGTCATGTATGATAAAGCATTAACCGAAGTACGTTGCATTTGTAATTGCTTTAACTTCAAAGGCTACCTATGCAGGCATGCCTTGTATATCCTTAATTACAATGGTGTGGGGGAAATTCCATGTCATTATATTTTGTCAAGATGGAGGAAAGATTTTAAGCGATTGCATGTACCACATCTCAGCTCTGACGATGTTGATATTACCAATCCAGTTCAGCATTTTGATCATTTGCACAAACGTGGTATGCAAGTAGTTGAAGAAGGCATGATATCCCAAAATCATTACTTGGCTTCTTGGCAGGCATTTAGAGGGTCTTTAAATAAGATTCACCTTGTagcaaacaaaattgaataa
- the LOC112419053 gene encoding protein FAR1-RELATED SEQUENCE 8 isoform X2, protein MMTDDAACSPNDKGLSLSPNLDITIDEGSPQSKQLLELENGREETTGVDSHSEESQRTNDYAQPVEGLEFETYDDAYNYYNSYARDIGFAIRVKSSWTKRNSKEKRGAVLCCSCEGFKTIKEANSRRKETRTGCLAMIRLRVVESNRWRVDEVKLQHNHSFDPERPQNSKSHKRMDSGAKRKVEPTLDVAVRTIKLYRMPTVDVSGYGSSNSNEGGTSTNVKFSRRLKLKKGDAELVSNYFCHRQLGSPNFFYLMDLNDDGQLRNIFWIDSRSRAAYSYFSDVVAFDSTYLSNNYEIPLVAFVGVNHHGQSVLLGCGLLADETFETYTWLFRAWLTCMSSRPPETIVTNHCKTIECAIVEVFPRARHRIFLLQVLQSIHGCLVQFQEDVAFQMALTRAIYDPKTVDEFERDWDSLTQHYGIRNHAKLRSLHEDRELWAPVYSKDTFFAGISNYEKGESTIPFFKGHVHQQTSLKDFFEIYELVQQKKQKTEALDDLESQNSSPQLKSRCHYELQLSKLYTNAIFSKFQDEVVMMSSCFSVSQNQTNESTVTYMVKEHQGEEPACLVYP, encoded by the exons ATGATGACCGACGATGCAGCGTGTTCTCCAAATGATAAAGGATTGTCGCTGAGCCCTAATCTGGACATCACG ATAGATGAGGGATCTCCACAAAGTAAGCAACTACTTGAGCTTGAAAATGGAAGGGAGGAAACCACGGGAGTTGACAGTCATAGTGAAGAATCTCAAAGAACAAATGACTACGCCCAACCTGTTGAGGGATTGGAGTTTGAAACTTATGATGATGCCTACAACTATTATAATAGCTATGCCAGGGATATTGGATTTGCTATTCGGGTTAAATCTTCGTGGACCAAACGTAACAGTAAAGAGAAGCGTGGTGCTGTCTTGTGTTGTAGCTGTGAAGGTTTCAAAACAATTAAAGAAGCTAATAGTCGTAGGAAAGAAACACGAACAGGCTGTCTAGCAATGATTAGATTGAGAGTAGTGGAATCTAATAGGTGGAGGGTGGATGAAGTCAAGCTTCAGCATAACCATTCATTTGATCCTGAAAGACCGCAAAACTCTAAATCACATAAGAGGATGGACAGTGGGGCCAAAAGAAAGGTTGAGCCGACTCTAGATGTTGCTGTACGGACAATCAAGTTATATCGAATGCCAACTGTAGATGTTTCCGGTTATGGGAGCTCAAATTCTAATGAAGGAGGAACTAGCACCAACGTTAAATTTTCCAGGAGACTGAAGCTAAAAAAAGGTGATGCAGAACTTGTTTCAAATTACTTCTGCCACCGTCAACTGGGGAGTCCtaattttttctatttgatGGATCTGAATGATGATGGACAACTGAGGAACATATTTTGGATTGATTCTAGATCTAGGGCTGCATATAGTTATTTTAGTGATGTGGTTGCATTTGACTCAACATATTTGTCAAACAATTATGAGATTCCACTAGTTGCATTTGTTGGTGTTAATCACCATGGTCAATCTGTTTTGCTAGGATGTGGTCTGCTTGCAGATGAGACATTTGAAACGTATACCTGGTTATTTAGAGCATGGCTTACTTGTATGTCTAGTCGCCCTCCAGAAACTATTGTTACAAACCACTGTAAGACCATAGAATGTGCAATAGTAGAGGTTTTCCCGAGGGCTCGCCATAGAATTTTTCTATTGCAAGTCTTGCAGAGCATCCATGGATGTCTGGTGCAGTTTCAGGAAGATGTGGCATTTCAGATGGCACTGACAAGAGCGATATATGACCCTAAAACAGTAGATGAATTTGAAAGAGATTGGGATTCTCTGACCCAACATTATGGAATAAGAAATCATGCAAAGCTCCGAAGCTTGCACGAGGACAGAGAGCTTTGGGCTCCAGTTTACTCCAAGGACACATTTTTTGCTGGAATTTCTAATTACGAAAAGGGTGAGTCTACGATTCCCTTTTTTAAGGGTCATGTGCATCAACAAACTtctttgaaagatttttttgagATTTATGAATTAGTTcaacaaaaaaagcaaaaaactgAAGCTCTTGATGATTTGGAGTCACAAAATTCAAGCCCGCAACTGAAATCAAGATGCCACTATGAGTTGCAACTCTCTAAATTGTACACAAATGCAATATTCAGTAAGTTCCAAGATGAGGTGGTGATGATGTCTTCCTGTTTCAGCGTctcacaaaatcaaacaaacgAGTCTACAGTGACATACATGGTAAAAGAACATCAAGGGGAAGAACCG GCATGCCTTGTATATCCTTAA